The following DNA comes from Methylophilus sp. 5.
CTCTGCAAAATCTTTCGGCTCAATCATGGCGGCCATGTTCTTAACTACAGGCGGCGGCAATGCTCCTTTAAGGTCTGGCGCTGGGTTGTATGTGGCAAACCCTTTTTGGATGGCATAACGAAACACCTGCCCAGCGGTTTGAATAATGCGGTGCGCGGTTTCTAGTTTGTTTTGTTTTTGTAGTGTGCTGGTGGTGTCTAACACCATAGGCGCGGTTATGGTCGATATTGGCTTGTTGCCTAGGCTTGGGTATAGGTACACCTCTAGCCAGCGTTTAACGCGTTGCTGGTGGCGTTCTGACTTGGCTTTATTGTGTAGGGCGTGCCAATCATCGGCAACGGCTTGAAAGGTATTTGTAGCCTCTAGCTTGGCTTTGACTTTCACCTCTTTGCGGTGTTGGCTTGGGTCGATGCCATCGGCCACCAGCGCACGCGCTTCGTCACGCCTAGCCCTTGCTTGTTGTAACGATATTTCAGGATAGGTGCCCAGTGATAACAGCTTAGGCTTGCCCAAGTACCGATAACGAAACCGCCACCACTTGCCACCCTTGCTGGATATAAGCACAGATAAGCCTAAGCCATCAGTTATGGTGTAATCCGCATCTTTAGGCTTGGCATTACGTAAAGCAGTATCTGACAGAGGCATGTGTATAACACCTTCGCATGTATAACTGAGTGATACACAAAGTTATACGCATCATGTGTATATGTCAAGACAGTGCCTGATACGCTGTGAAACTGTTGCTTTTGAGTTAACCCTTGATTTTATTGGGTTTTGATAGGAATTTAGACTACTTGATTGAGGTAAGTGGTGCCCGGAGCCGGAATCGAACCGGCACAGCCGTTAAGCCGAGGGATTTTAAGTCCCTTGTGTCTACCAGTTTCACCATCCGGGCGGTAGGGTCTGCAAGCTTTGTATTCTAGCATCCTGATCTACTTTGCATAGTGGTCAGAAAACATGCTTGAGAGAAATTTGGAGCGGGAAACGAGTCTCGAACTCGCGACCTCAACCTTGGCAAGGTTGCGCTCTACCAACTGAGCTATTCCCGCATATTTGCTACATGAGACTGGAGGCGCGAGCCGGAGTCGAACCGGCCTAAACGGCTTTGCAGGCCGCGGCATAACCGCTTTGCTATCGCGCCAGAACCAACAACATAAAAACTACTTATGTTAAAAAGGGAAAGCTGAGCTTTCCCCCAAAATTTGGAGCGGGAAACGAGTCTCGAACTCGCGACCTCAACCTTGGCAAGGTTGCGCTCTACCAACTGAGCTATTCCCGCGTATTTCCTTACGCCGTGTGTCGTAAAGAAGCTGGCATTTTAATGATTTTGAGACCTGTGTCAAGGACGATTTTTAAAAAAACCTATTCTTTTTGCAGAATGCGTTTTTTAGATGGTTTCGCGGATGGCAGGCCACGCGGCACGCAGATAATAGCCCATGGAAATCAGGGTGAGTAATGCGGCAATGACGATGAGCCACTCGCCCAACCATTGAATATCCAATCCGAGTAACGGGTCGTACCACAGCAATAAAGTGATGGCGGCCATTTGTGCCGCGGTTTTTATTTTGCCAACCATGGCGACCGTCACATTGGCACTTTTGCCTATACTGGCCATCCATTCACGCAAGGCGCTGATGGCAATTTCGCGACCGATAATAATGAGTGCAACAACCGCGCCAACGCGATTTAACTCAACCAGGACGATGAGGGCTGCAGCGACCATGAGTTTGTCTGCCACCGGGTCGAGGAAAGCACCAAATTTGGACATTTGGTGATATTTGCGCGCCCAGTAGCCGTCTAGCCAATCGGTAAACGCGGCCAATATAAACACACTGGCGGCGGTTAAGTTGACCCAGTGTGCAGGCAGGCCATCAGCCGCGACGGCCTGGGCAGGCAGATAAAAGATGCCAACAAACACCGGAATCATGCCGATGCGTAACAAGGTGAGTATATTCGGGATATTCCACATGTTTATTCGTCTATGGATGCATACAAAGGACAGCGTACAAGGGCTTAATGCAAGCGTTCGTAAATGGTTTGTGCCAACGCCAGACTAATGCCTTCAACCTGGGCAATCTCGTCTATGCTAGCACTTTTTATCCCATCCAGGCCACCAAATCGCACGAGTAAGGCTTTGCGGCGTTTGGCGCCGACGCCTTCAATCTCTTCGAGGCTGGAAGTAATACGCGCTTTGGCGCGGCGCGCGCGGTGGCCGGTAATGGCAAAACGGTGTGCTTCATCGCGAATTTGCTGCAACAAATGCAAGCCCTGGTTGTCGCTAGGTAAATTAAGCATTTCACCGGTGTCAGAAAAAATCATGGTTTCGAGGCCAGGTTTGCGCTCTTCACCCTTGGCAATGCCGACCATTAAAATATCGTCCAGGCCAACTTCTTGCATCACCTCTATCGCAACGCCGAGCTGGCCTTTACCGCCGTCAATAAAAATCAGGTCTGGACGCTTACCCTCGCCCGCTGCCACTTTCTTATAGCGCCGTGTCAGCACATCGCGCATGGCGGCGTAATCATCGCCTGGCGTGATGCCTGTGATGTTGTAGCGACGATATTCGCTGTTCTGCATGTCACCCCGGTCAAACACTACACAGCTGCCCACAGTGGCTTCACCCATGGTGTGGCTAATATCAAAACACTCAATACGCTCAGTGGTTTCTGCCAGCTTGAGCGCTTCGCGCAGCGACAA
Coding sequences within:
- a CDS encoding integrase arm-type DNA-binding domain-containing protein, yielding MPLSDTALRNAKPKDADYTITDGLGLSVLISSKGGKWWRFRYRYLGKPKLLSLGTYPEISLQQARARRDEARALVADGIDPSQHRKEVKVKAKLEATNTFQAVADDWHALHNKAKSERHQQRVKRWLEVYLYPSLGNKPISTITAPMVLDTTSTLQKQNKLETAHRIIQTAGQVFRYAIQKGFATYNPAPDLKGALPPPVVKNMAAMIEPKDFAELLRSIDGYQGTLTVQCALKLAPLLFQRIGELRHMKWADLDFENNEWRYLVTKTKTQHIVPLSRQAVAIIETMRPYSGHGMYVFPGGRTHERPMSENAINAALRNMGYDTQAEITGHGFRAIAQTLGEQELGLDPKHIERQLAHSVANPLGTAYERAQFLKDRKVMMQTWADYLDELKAGAKVVPFKTA
- the pgsA gene encoding CDP-diacylglycerol--glycerol-3-phosphate 3-phosphatidyltransferase, which gives rise to MWNIPNILTLLRIGMIPVFVGIFYLPAQAVAADGLPAHWVNLTAASVFILAAFTDWLDGYWARKYHQMSKFGAFLDPVADKLMVAAALIVLVELNRVGAVVALIIIGREIAISALREWMASIGKSANVTVAMVGKIKTAAQMAAITLLLWYDPLLGLDIQWLGEWLIVIAALLTLISMGYYLRAAWPAIRETI